In Candidatus Tachikawaea gelatinosa, a genomic segment contains:
- the purH gene encoding bifunctional phosphoribosylaminoimidazolecarboxamide formyltransferase/IMP cyclohydrolase, whose product MKKILRIRNALISVFDKKNIFELSNFLFKKNINLMSTGGTFSYLKKKGLKVKEISKYIEFPEILNGKVKTLHPKIHAGILCRKGYDDHIIKKYSIIPIDMVIVNLYPFSQISKIKTSTLENIINNIDIGGVSLIRAAAKNYEHVLVVTNCNDYDKIMLEIDSNNFIKQDVCFEFAKKAFQCTANYDYNISNYLYSINNSKKFPQDFSLNFSKKQDLRYGENPHQKAALYIEKNYILPSIVTAKKVQGQKLSYNNISDVNVALECVKEFLEPTCVIVKHMNPCGVSTRKTILESYKNAYLADPVSAFGGVIAFNRELDKETAQCILKQQFVEVIIAPSLTKEAKQIIEIKNNIRLLVYGFWTDNNIAEAFDYKKVNGGILIQDIDNKKINFNDINIVTKKKPSDYEIENAFFSWKIVKFVKSNAIVCAKNLQTIGIGIGQTSRVFSIKIANLKAIDAGFNFDKSIMASDAFFPFRDSIDLAASFGITCIIQPGGSIRDNEIINAANEHNISMIFTHIRHFKH is encoded by the coding sequence ATGAAAAAAATATTAAGAATACGTAATGCATTAATTAGTGTTTTTGATAAAAAAAATATTTTTGAACTTTCAAATTTTCTTTTTAAAAAAAATATTAATTTAATGTCAACTGGTGGTACTTTTTCTTACTTAAAAAAAAAAGGTTTAAAAGTAAAAGAAATTTCTAAATATATAGAATTTCCTGAAATTTTAAATGGCAAAGTAAAAACGTTACATCCTAAAATACATGCAGGAATATTATGTAGAAAAGGTTATGACGATCATATCATAAAAAAATATTCTATTATTCCAATCGATATGGTTATAGTGAATCTTTATCCTTTTTCACAAATAAGTAAAATTAAAACATCTACTCTAGAAAATATAATAAATAATATTGATATTGGTGGTGTGAGCCTAATTCGTGCTGCAGCAAAAAATTATGAACACGTATTAGTAGTAACTAATTGTAACGATTACGATAAAATTATGTTAGAAATAGATTCTAACAATTTTATAAAACAAGATGTTTGTTTTGAATTTGCTAAAAAAGCTTTTCAATGTACTGCAAATTATGATTATAATATTTCAAATTATTTATATTCGATCAATAATAGTAAAAAATTTCCCCAGGATTTTAGTTTAAATTTTTCAAAAAAACAAGATCTTAGATATGGTGAAAATCCTCATCAAAAAGCTGCACTTTATATAGAGAAAAATTATATTTTGCCTTCTATAGTAACAGCAAAAAAAGTTCAAGGACAAAAACTTTCCTATAATAATATTTCAGATGTTAATGTTGCATTAGAATGTGTAAAAGAATTTTTAGAACCTACCTGCGTAATTGTTAAACATATGAATCCATGCGGTGTTTCAACACGGAAAACAATTTTAGAATCTTATAAAAATGCTTATTTAGCAGATCCCGTTTCAGCATTTGGAGGGGTAATTGCGTTTAATCGAGAATTAGATAAAGAAACTGCACAATGCATTCTAAAACAACAATTTGTTGAAGTTATTATTGCACCTAGTTTAACTAAAGAAGCCAAACAAATTATAGAAATAAAAAATAATATTCGTTTATTAGTTTATGGATTTTGGACAGATAATAATATTGCAGAAGCATTTGATTATAAAAAAGTTAATGGAGGTATTTTAATTCAAGATATTGATAATAAAAAAATAAATTTTAATGATATTAATATAGTAACTAAGAAAAAACCTAGCGATTATGAAATAGAAAACGCTTTTTTTTCTTGGAAAATAGTAAAATTTGTAAAATCTAATGCTATTGTTTGTGCTAAAAATTTACAAACAATAGGTATTGGTATAGGACAAACAAGTCGTGTTTTTTCTATAAAGATTGCAAATTTAAAAGCAATAGATGCAGGTTTTAATTTTGACAAATCAATTATGGCTTCTGATGCTTTTTTTCCTTTTAGAGATAGTATAGATTTGGCAGCATCTTTTGGTATCACTTGTATTATACAACCTGGGGGTTCTATACGAGATAATGAAATAATTAATGCTGCAAATGAACATAATATTTCTATGATTTTTACACATATTCGTCATTTTAAACATTGA
- a CDS encoding homoserine O-succinyltransferase — MSVRVLKNLPAINFLKKENILIKTICDKNIKKFSVIKILILNLMPKKIETENQFIRLLSNFPLDINVRFLYIGNRTSKYTSIEHFHNFYDKFEDIKSYFFDGLIITGAPFGLLDFSEVSYWKEIKLFFKWIKKHIKSTLLFCWSAQAALKILYNIPKKIRKKKLFGIYKHVIIHHNHLLTKGFDEYFFVPHSRYADFSKSHIIKNKKLKIIAEVENKEIYLMTSQDDRFIFVTGHPEYDSLTLFNEYRRDIENKIPSEIPCNYFPQDNPKLSPYITWRSHGQLLLNNWLQYYVI; from the coding sequence ATGTCAGTAAGAGTGCTAAAAAATTTACCAGCTATAAATTTTTTAAAAAAAGAAAATATTTTGATAAAAACTATTTGTGACAAAAATATAAAAAAATTTTCTGTAATAAAAATATTAATTTTAAACCTAATGCCAAAAAAAATAGAAACTGAAAATCAGTTTATTCGTTTGTTATCTAATTTTCCTTTAGATATAAATGTAAGATTTTTATATATTGGAAATAGAACGTCAAAATATACATCAATAGAACATTTTCATAATTTTTATGATAAATTTGAAGACATTAAAAGTTATTTTTTTGATGGATTAATTATTACAGGTGCTCCCTTTGGTTTATTAGACTTTAGTGAAGTTAGTTATTGGAAAGAAATAAAACTTTTTTTTAAATGGATAAAAAAGCATATAAAATCAACATTGTTGTTTTGTTGGTCAGCACAAGCTGCATTGAAAATTTTATATAATATACCTAAGAAGATTAGAAAAAAAAAATTATTTGGTATCTATAAACATGTAATAATTCACCATAATCATTTATTAACTAAAGGGTTTGATGAATATTTTTTCGTACCTCATTCTCGTTATGCTGATTTTTCAAAATCACATATTATTAAAAATAAGAAACTGAAAATTATTGCAGAAGTAGAAAATAAAGAAATATATTTAATGACTAGTCAAGATGATCGTTTTATTTTTGTAACTGGTCATCCTGAGTATGACTCTTTAACATTGTTTAATGAATATCGTCGTGATATTGAAAATAAAATACCTTCTGAAATTCCATGTAATTATTTTCCCCAAGATAACCCTAAACTTTCTCCTTACATTACATGGCGCAGTCATGGTCAATTATTATTAAATAATTGGTTACAATATTATGTAATTTAG
- the plsB gene encoding glycerol-3-phosphate 1-O-acyltransferase PlsB, translating into MSLRYKYVFKFLKFLAFLFIRSKIVPSTFKVNNSLPTVYILPSQSKFKLLILRATCIKNKLPDPLDPLLINNKIFPRYFFLYKKKIYYKCFKNKIKKINNIVQDFLKLQKIYPKINIQIVPVLINFGRNPNIKNFLNHTSKLKNTFNIIKNLINVIKNGRNTFVYYSSGILLSDIFCRYSKNKMMYEKLQKLANIFFIRQKIALIGPTPVKKSQILKKILSSKKVKKAIKNINECNKNKVNIKKIKKIVQEISANVSYTFICLIDILLNFFFTKVYKKIYIYNSNQLRKLAHNRYNIIYIPCHRSHMDYLLLSYVIYHEGLSIPYIAAGINLNFWPAGTIFRKLGAFFIRRTFNSNKLYFSIVKEYLNILLKKGHSIQYFIEGKRSRTGFFLNPKTGMLNMTIQAILSSNNNSIALVPIYIGYEDILETESYLNELKGNKKEKEGLKKTVHSFFQLRNLGNVYINFGKPLLLITYLNKHFPNWHNKLLNQQEPISLTSITQYIAKVLAIRINQACIINPVNFCATILLTANKNELNKTIIINQLNFYIYIFCTISPNNINQKIINKYYSGEKLLFYFLSRNKITIKKNINQQEETIFLSEKQKKSMLYYKNNIYHILAIPSLLALIIKKNFEVDETKLIYQICLMYPFLKNQLFLHWNINEIPQLLKELNNKFFKKKVFLNKNKKIKINILHYHTANILSKNISDILDFYFIVFYIFLNSSLRKRYEIEKKFFLIAQNVFFLYHNFTLVKKVFDKTTFSTLMTTLREEKYINNNYEIIDLLKMKNMFFILKKLINKNVQKSIKSYF; encoded by the coding sequence ATGTCACTTAGATATAAATATGTTTTTAAATTTTTAAAATTTTTAGCTTTTTTATTTATACGTAGTAAAATTGTTCCGTCTACTTTTAAAGTAAATAATTCCTTACCAACAGTTTATATTTTACCATCTCAATCAAAATTTAAATTGTTAATTTTGCGTGCTACATGCATAAAAAATAAATTACCGGATCCTTTAGATCCTTTATTAATTAATAATAAAATTTTTCCACGTTATTTTTTTTTGTATAAAAAAAAAATTTACTATAAATGTTTCAAAAATAAAATAAAAAAAATAAATAATATTGTACAAGATTTTTTAAAATTGCAAAAAATTTATCCAAAGATTAATATACAAATTGTACCTGTTTTAATAAATTTTGGACGCAACCCAAATATAAAAAATTTTTTAAATCATACATCTAAATTGAAAAATACTTTCAATATAATAAAAAATTTAATAAATGTTATTAAAAATGGAAGAAACACTTTTGTTTATTATTCGTCTGGTATTTTATTAAGTGATATTTTTTGCCGTTACTCAAAAAATAAAATGATGTATGAAAAACTGCAAAAGTTAGCAAATATATTTTTTATTCGTCAAAAAATTGCTTTAATAGGACCTACTCCAGTTAAAAAATCACAAATATTAAAAAAAATATTGTCCTCTAAAAAAGTTAAAAAAGCAATTAAAAATATTAATGAATGTAATAAAAACAAAGTAAATATAAAAAAAATAAAAAAAATTGTTCAGGAAATTTCTGCTAATGTTTCTTATACTTTTATTTGTCTGATAGATATTTTATTAAACTTTTTTTTTACAAAAGTATATAAAAAAATTTATATTTACAATTCTAATCAATTAAGAAAATTAGCGCACAATAGATATAATATTATTTATATTCCATGTCATCGTAGTCATATGGATTATTTATTGCTTTCTTATGTAATATATCATGAAGGACTTTCTATCCCATATATTGCTGCAGGAATTAATCTAAATTTTTGGCCTGCAGGAACTATTTTTCGCAAATTAGGTGCATTTTTTATACGTCGCACATTTAATAGCAATAAATTATATTTTTCGATTGTAAAGGAATATTTAAATATTTTATTAAAAAAAGGTCACTCCATTCAGTATTTTATAGAAGGAAAACGTTCGCGAACCGGGTTTTTTTTAAATCCTAAAACCGGTATGTTAAACATGACTATACAAGCTATTTTATCAAGTAATAATAATTCTATAGCTTTAGTACCAATATATATTGGATATGAAGATATTTTAGAAACAGAATCTTATCTAAATGAACTAAAAGGAAACAAAAAAGAGAAAGAAGGATTAAAAAAAACTGTTCATAGTTTTTTTCAATTACGTAATTTAGGAAACGTTTATATAAATTTTGGAAAACCATTACTGTTAATAACGTATTTAAATAAACATTTTCCTAATTGGCACAATAAACTTTTAAATCAACAAGAACCTATCTCACTAACATCTATTACTCAATATATTGCAAAAGTCTTAGCAATACGTATAAATCAAGCATGTATCATTAATCCAGTAAATTTTTGTGCAACAATATTATTAACTGCTAACAAAAATGAATTAAATAAAACAATTATTATTAATCAATTAAATTTTTATATATATATTTTTTGTACAATCTCACCTAATAACATTAATCAAAAAATTATTAATAAATATTATTCAGGAGAAAAATTGTTATTTTATTTTTTATCAAGAAATAAAATAACCATAAAAAAAAATATTAATCAACAAGAAGAAACAATTTTTTTATCTGAAAAACAAAAAAAATCAATGTTATATTACAAAAATAATATATATCATATATTAGCAATTCCATCATTACTTGCTTTAATTATTAAAAAAAATTTTGAAGTAGATGAAACAAAACTAATTTATCAGATATGTTTAATGTATCCTTTTTTAAAGAATCAGTTATTCTTACATTGGAATATAAATGAAATTCCTCAATTATTAAAAGAATTAAATAATAAATTTTTTAAAAAAAAAGTTTTTTTAAATAAAAATAAAAAAATAAAAATTAACATTTTGCATTATCATACAGCAAACATTCTTTCAAAAAATATTTCAGATATATTAGACTTCTATTTCATTGTTTTTTATATTTTTCTAAATAGTTCTTTAAGAAAACGTTATGAAATAGAAAAAAAATTTTTTTTAATAGCTCAAAACGTGTTTTTTTTATATCATAATTTTACTCTTGTAAAAAAAGTTTTTGATAAAACAACATTTTCAACTTTAATGACGACATTACGTGAAGAAAAATATATTAATAATAATTATGAAATTATTGATTTATTAAAAATGAAAAACATGTTTTTTATTCTAAAAAAGTTAATAAATAAAAACGTACAGAAATCTATAAAAAGTTATTTTTAG